A region from the Aliarcobacter thereius LMG 24486 genome encodes:
- a CDS encoding sulfite exporter TauE/SafE family protein, with amino-acid sequence MDINLIIFGLLTGFSSGFFGIGGGSILIPLLLLANYGMKEAVSISIMQMVFSSIYGSYLNFQKIKNFLRDGIILGIGSSFGGLTSGYFLPKIPDIYLQYLFIAVLFYTIYTLFKAPASTQIVAPRKNVITLIFIGYLVGIFAMSIGIGGSLILLPILVGFLKYDLKVATALGLFFVIFSSFGGFISTSLFGNMLFYEGLIIGVGSLIGVYFGIKIKEKTKSTSYKNFVLILNLLVLIVTIYKTFFD; translated from the coding sequence GTGGATATTAATTTAATAATTTTTGGTTTACTAACTGGTTTTTCTTCAGGTTTTTTTGGTATTGGAGGAGGAAGTATTTTAATTCCCCTACTTCTTCTTGCAAACTATGGGATGAAGGAAGCTGTATCAATATCAATTATGCAAATGGTTTTTTCTTCAATTTATGGATCTTATTTAAACTTTCAAAAAATTAAAAACTTTCTAAGAGATGGTATTATTTTAGGAATTGGATCAAGTTTTGGTGGACTCACTAGTGGTTATTTTTTACCAAAAATTCCTGATATTTATCTTCAATATCTTTTTATAGCAGTTTTATTTTATACAATTTATACACTTTTTAAAGCTCCAGCATCAACACAAATTGTAGCTCCAAGAAAAAATGTTATTACTTTAATATTTATTGGTTATCTTGTAGGAATATTTGCTATGAGCATAGGAATTGGTGGCTCTTTAATATTACTTCCTATTTTAGTTGGCTTTTTAAAATATGATTTAAAAGTAGCAACTGCTCTTGGACTATTTTTTGTAATATTCTCATCTTTTGGTGGTTTTATTTCTACATCTTTATTTGGAAATATGCTTTTTTATGAAGGATTAATTATTGGAGTTGGTTCTCTTATTGGAGTATATTTTGGTATAAAAATAAAAGAAAAAACAAAATCTACTTCTTATAAGAATTTTGTTTTAATTCTTAATCTCTTAGTTTTAATTGTAACTATTTACAAAACTTTCTTTGATTAG
- the coaD gene encoding pantetheine-phosphate adenylyltransferase: MQKDIYNYSGSYKKAIYSGTFDPITIGHLDIIKRASNIFEEVIISVAKSELKKPMYDHDKRVEFVKAVTKNMENVKVIGFDTLLVDLAKDLKINTIIRGLRAVSDFEFELQMGYANSSLNKNLETVYLMPTLEHAFVSSTIVREIIRFKGKFEHLVPKEVLECM; encoded by the coding sequence GTGCAAAAAGATATTTACAACTATTCAGGTTCATATAAAAAAGCAATTTATAGTGGTACTTTTGACCCAATTACTATTGGGCATTTAGATATTATCAAAAGAGCTTCTAATATATTTGAAGAGGTTATTATTAGTGTTGCAAAAAGTGAATTAAAGAAACCTATGTATGATCATGACAAAAGAGTAGAGTTTGTAAAAGCAGTTACAAAAAATATGGAAAATGTAAAAGTAATTGGTTTTGATACTTTACTTGTAGATTTAGCAAAAGATTTAAAAATAAATACAATTATAAGAGGGCTTAGAGCTGTTAGTGATTTTGAATTTGAACTTCAAATGGGATATGCCAACTCATCTTTAAATAAAAATCTTGAAACAGTTTATTTAATGCCAACTTTAGAACATGCTTTTGTAAGCTCAACAATTGTTAGAGAGATTATAAGATTTAAAGGTAAATTTGAGCACTTAGTTCCAAAAGAGGTTTTAGAATGTATGTAG
- the polA gene encoding DNA polymerase I: MKKTITIIDTFGFLFRSYYALPPLRSSSGFPTGLLTGFMNFIAGIGKDFKTDYIVFALDSKGDTFRKEIYDAYKAQRPDVPEDLLAQLPIAISFIEDMGFKIAIKTGYEADDMVASIAKDAVLKGLEVRVVSHDKDLYQLISDKDGVYLFDPSKRQIIDEARCFEKYGVKAENFIDYQALVGDAADNVPGVKGVGAKTAETLINQFKNIENIYNNIEEVEKPRTQKLLLESKENAFLSKELVTLKTDCHFIDNLEEFILPIENPILKIASSLESYDMHRVLDRVNKNGLSYKTEIPKEQNNESKKAEYILLNDEASLSLAINKIPRDSIVAFDTETTDIDTTKAKIVGFSFAYEENRAYYVPIAHNYLGVENQIPLEVAKKTIEILNRYKLVLQNFKYDWQIIKNNFDIDLKLYADTMILSWILDTSSKVGIDFQIKKYFNIDMLSFNQMVKKGENFSSVELEKATQYAAEDALMTLKLFNKQLEIFKEKGEEELLNIAFELEFNFIYVLAVMEQRGIKVDVNLLQDYKEKSQIFLNELKEKIFQSVGFEFNIRSPKQVGEVLFEKLNLPPSKKTKTGYSTDESVLNSLFDLHLVVPLLLDFREADKLHSTYIEPLLELGLKDEQNRIFTSFLQTGTTTGRLSSKSPNLQNIPTFSANDIDIRKTFIAKDGYKLVGVDYSQIELRLLAHFSQDEALVEAFRNNLDIHYQTAVKIFGEVEAKNKRAVAKSINFGLLYGMGAKKLGDTLHISSKEAKAYIDSYFEAFKSVKDYLKSIEERATQEGFVKTLLNRKRFFDFQGASPMLKAAYLREAVNTQFQGSAADLIKLSMIKIDQKYKENEDIKMLLQIHDELIFEVKDEKIDEFTKEIKDIMENIFILNVPLKVSVNIGKSWQELK, translated from the coding sequence ATGAAAAAAACTATTACAATTATTGATACATTTGGATTTTTATTTAGAAGCTATTATGCACTTCCACCATTACGATCTTCAAGTGGATTTCCCACAGGATTACTTACAGGATTTATGAACTTTATTGCAGGTATTGGAAAAGATTTTAAAACAGATTATATTGTTTTTGCACTTGATTCAAAAGGTGATACTTTTAGAAAAGAGATTTATGATGCTTACAAAGCTCAAAGACCAGATGTTCCAGAAGATTTATTGGCTCAACTTCCAATAGCAATATCATTTATTGAGGATATGGGATTTAAAATAGCTATAAAAACTGGATATGAAGCTGATGATATGGTTGCAAGTATTGCAAAAGATGCTGTTTTAAAAGGTTTAGAAGTAAGAGTTGTATCTCATGATAAAGATTTATATCAATTAATTAGTGATAAAGATGGAGTTTATCTATTTGATCCAAGTAAAAGACAAATAATAGATGAAGCAAGATGTTTTGAGAAATATGGAGTTAAAGCAGAAAACTTTATTGACTATCAAGCATTAGTTGGAGATGCAGCTGATAATGTTCCTGGAGTAAAAGGAGTTGGAGCAAAAACAGCAGAAACTTTAATAAATCAATTTAAAAATATTGAAAACATATATAATAATATAGAAGAGGTAGAAAAACCAAGAACACAAAAGTTACTTCTTGAATCAAAAGAGAATGCTTTTTTATCAAAAGAGCTTGTTACTTTAAAAACAGATTGTCATTTTATTGATAATCTTGAAGAGTTTATATTACCAATAGAAAATCCAATTCTAAAAATTGCAAGTAGTTTAGAGTCTTATGATATGCATAGAGTTTTGGATAGAGTAAATAAAAATGGATTAAGTTATAAAACAGAGATACCAAAAGAACAAAATAATGAAAGCAAGAAAGCTGAATATATATTATTAAATGATGAAGCAAGTTTAAGTTTAGCTATAAATAAAATACCAAGAGATAGTATTGTTGCATTTGATACAGAAACAACAGATATAGATACAACAAAGGCAAAAATAGTTGGTTTTTCATTTGCATATGAAGAGAATAGAGCTTATTATGTTCCAATTGCTCATAATTATTTGGGAGTTGAAAATCAGATTCCACTTGAAGTTGCTAAAAAAACTATTGAGATTTTAAATAGATATAAACTTGTGCTTCAAAATTTTAAATATGATTGGCAAATTATAAAAAATAACTTTGATATTGATTTAAAACTTTATGCTGATACTATGATTTTATCTTGGATTCTGGATACTTCTAGCAAAGTAGGAATTGATTTTCAGATAAAAAAATATTTTAATATTGATATGCTAAGTTTTAATCAAATGGTAAAAAAAGGTGAGAACTTTTCAAGTGTTGAACTTGAAAAAGCTACACAATATGCAGCTGAAGATGCTTTAATGACTTTAAAGTTGTTTAACAAACAATTAGAAATTTTTAAAGAGAAAGGCGAAGAAGAACTTTTAAATATAGCATTTGAGTTGGAATTTAATTTTATTTATGTATTAGCAGTAATGGAGCAAAGAGGAATAAAAGTTGATGTAAATCTTTTACAAGATTACAAAGAAAAGAGTCAAATATTTTTAAATGAACTAAAAGAAAAAATATTCCAAAGTGTTGGATTTGAGTTTAATATAAGATCTCCAAAGCAAGTTGGAGAAGTTTTATTTGAGAAATTAAATCTTCCTCCTTCAAAAAAGACAAAAACAGGATATAGCACAGATGAAAGTGTTTTAAATTCTCTATTTGATTTACATTTAGTTGTTCCACTTTTATTGGATTTTAGAGAAGCTGATAAACTACATTCAACTTATATAGAACCTCTTTTAGAATTAGGATTAAAAGATGAACAAAATAGAATTTTCACATCATTTTTACAAACAGGTACAACAACAGGAAGATTAAGTTCAAAATCACCAAATCTTCAAAATATTCCAACTTTTAGTGCAAATGATATTGATATTAGAAAAACATTTATTGCAAAAGATGGATATAAGCTTGTAGGAGTTGATTATTCTCAAATAGAGTTAAGATTGTTGGCTCATTTTTCGCAAGATGAAGCTTTAGTTGAAGCTTTTAGAAATAATTTAGATATTCACTATCAAACTGCTGTTAAGATTTTTGGTGAAGTCGAAGCAAAAAATAAAAGGGCAGTTGCAAAATCTATTAACTTTGGTCTTTTATATGGGATGGGAGCAAAAAAGCTAGGAGATACTTTACATATTAGTTCAAAAGAAGCAAAAGCTTATATTGATTCATATTTTGAAGCATTTAAAAGTGTAAAGGATTATTTAAAATCTATTGAAGAAAGAGCTACACAAGAAGGATTTGTGAAAACTTTATTAAATAGAAAAAGATTTTTTGATTTTCAAGGGGCAAGTCCTATGCTAAAAGCTGCATATTTAAGAGAAGCTGTAAATACACAGTTTCAAGGAAGTGCAGCTGATTTAATAAAACTATCTATGATAAAAATAGATCAAAAATATAAAGAAAATGAAGATATAAAAATGCTTTTACAAATCCATGATGAACTTATTTTTGAAGTTAAAGATGAAAAAATTGATGAATTTACAAAAGAGATAAAAGATATTATGGAGAATATTTTTATATTAAATGTACCTTTGAAAGTTAGTGTAAATATAGGAAAATCTTGGCAAGAGTTAAAATAG
- a CDS encoding redoxin domain-containing protein, translating to MSNKLKKIIKELLKYSIIFILVLNIVSYFKSQDLNNSSLDLNSFNLIDGSTYKTISNKPLMIHFWATWCPICALEEQNIEKISKNFEVITIASQSGSDEEIKSYLEKNNLSFKVVNDEDGDLSKHFKVNAFPTTFIYDDKKNLKFSEVGYTSTFGLYLRMWWSN from the coding sequence ATGAGTAATAAATTAAAAAAAATTATAAAAGAACTTCTAAAATACTCAATTATTTTTATTTTAGTATTAAATATAGTTAGTTATTTTAAATCTCAAGATTTAAATAATAGTAGTTTAGATTTAAATAGCTTTAATTTAATTGATGGTTCTACTTATAAAACTATTTCAAACAAACCTCTTATGATACATTTTTGGGCAACTTGGTGTCCAATTTGTGCTCTTGAGGAGCAAAATATTGAAAAAATCTCTAAAAACTTTGAAGTTATTACAATAGCAAGTCAATCAGGAAGCGATGAAGAGATTAAAAGTTATTTAGAAAAAAACAATTTATCATTTAAAGTTGTAAATGATGAAGATGGAGATTTATCAAAGCATTTTAAAGTAAATGCTTTTCCAACAACTTTTATATATGATGATAAAAAGAATCTAAAATTTAGTGAAGTTGGATACACATCAACTTTTGGTCTATATTTAAGAATGTGGTGGAGTAATTAA
- the cysE gene encoding serine O-acetyltransferase: MTNENNKERSLWQLIKEDFYVPKLNDPVLDSNFELFFNYPGVWAIINYRIANKLYKKGFKKIARAISGISTFLTKTDIHPACTIGRRVFIDHAIGVVIGATAIVEDDVLIYQGVTLGGVSLNKGKRHPTIKSNVVLGSGAKILGNITIGANSKIGANSVVVVDVPENSTAVGVPARIIKKDQRKDKLAHNELPDVSKEMFRYLINRISNLEHSIKKEPNCTLAEKNEALEKEYDNFLEALNTNKK, translated from the coding sequence ATGACGAATGAAAATAATAAAGAAAGATCTTTATGGCAATTAATCAAAGAGGATTTTTATGTACCAAAATTAAATGATCCTGTTCTTGATTCAAACTTTGAACTATTTTTTAATTATCCTGGTGTTTGGGCGATTATAAATTATAGAATAGCAAATAAACTTTATAAAAAGGGTTTTAAAAAAATTGCTCGTGCAATATCTGGAATATCAACTTTTTTGACAAAGACTGATATTCACCCAGCTTGTACAATTGGAAGAAGAGTTTTTATAGATCACGCAATTGGAGTTGTAATTGGAGCAACTGCTATTGTTGAAGATGATGTATTAATTTATCAAGGTGTAACTTTGGGTGGAGTAAGTCTAAACAAAGGTAAAAGGCATCCAACAATTAAATCAAATGTTGTTTTAGGAAGTGGAGCTAAGATTCTAGGTAATATTACTATTGGTGCAAACTCTAAAATTGGTGCAAACTCTGTTGTGGTAGTTGATGTTCCTGAAAATTCAACTGCAGTTGGAGTTCCTGCAAGAATTATTAAAAAAGATCAAAGAAAAGATAAATTAGCACACAATGAGCTACCTGATGTTAGTAAAGAGATGTTTAGATATCTAATCAATAGAATTTCAAATCTTGAACACTCTATAAAAAAAGAACCAAATTGTACTTTGGCTGAAAAAAATGAAGCTTTGGAGAAAGAGTACGATAACTTTCTAGAAGCTTTAAATACAAATAAGAAGTGA
- the speA gene encoding biosynthetic arginine decarboxylase: MKSKYGIDIWGNDNFFVEDGLVKVNYKPYPSLISITKDIRKQGFKGPLLLRFPHITKKQIKTLFNAFNASIKEYDYKGTFNAVFPLKVNQLPNFTHPLIAAGKKYNYGLEAGSKAELIIAMTYNNMGSPITVNGFKDKEMIHLCFIAKSMGHDITVIIEGLNELEMIIEVFNETKLEAPNVGIRVRLHSGGSGVWAKSGGIDSKFGLTSTEILEAYELMKENDLENLLTMIHFHIGSAMNTIKPLKKALRESGHIYAELKNLGAKNLNSINIGGGLSVEYSSYERTIFYSLNEFASDVVFTLKEIARQKGVEEPNIFTESGRFISAASTVLIAPVLELFSAEYELDHLKLKEVNPPLIQELYELFKDMTKKKAYEFMHDSIDHLESLLTLFDLGYIDLQDRSNAEILTHQIIKKATSLLEIEDYEELKRFDKNIQEKYLLNFSLFQSLPDYWGINQEFPIMPITHLDKKPTRRASLWDITCDSDGEIPFDMKKPLYLHDVNLNKEDYFLAFFNVGAYQDTLGMKHNLFSHPTEINIVFKDEEVILEKLLESQKIIDILDDIDYDTQEIQTILSRSLPLETYEIMKKYLNDNSYLKTIWSYYDE; encoded by the coding sequence ATGAAAAGTAAATATGGAATTGATATTTGGGGAAATGATAATTTCTTTGTTGAAGATGGTCTTGTAAAAGTAAATTATAAACCTTACCCTTCACTAATTTCTATAACTAAAGATATTAGAAAACAAGGTTTTAAAGGTCCTTTATTATTAAGATTCCCACATATTACAAAAAAACAAATTAAAACACTTTTTAATGCATTTAATGCAAGTATAAAGGAATACGACTATAAAGGTACTTTTAATGCTGTTTTTCCATTAAAAGTAAATCAACTACCAAATTTTACTCACCCTTTAATAGCTGCTGGTAAAAAATATAATTATGGTCTTGAAGCTGGAAGTAAAGCTGAACTAATTATTGCTATGACTTATAACAATATGGGAAGCCCAATTACTGTAAATGGTTTTAAAGATAAAGAGATGATTCATCTTTGTTTTATTGCAAAAAGTATGGGTCATGATATTACAGTTATTATAGAAGGCTTAAATGAACTTGAAATGATAATTGAAGTATTTAATGAAACAAAACTTGAAGCACCAAATGTGGGTATTAGAGTTAGACTTCATAGTGGAGGAAGTGGTGTTTGGGCAAAAAGTGGTGGAATTGACTCAAAATTTGGTCTTACATCAACTGAAATTTTAGAAGCTTATGAACTTATGAAAGAGAATGATTTAGAAAATCTTCTTACTATGATTCATTTCCATATTGGTTCAGCTATGAATACAATTAAACCTTTAAAAAAGGCTCTTAGAGAATCAGGTCATATTTATGCCGAGCTTAAAAACCTAGGTGCAAAAAATCTAAATTCTATCAATATTGGTGGTGGGTTAAGTGTTGAATATAGCTCTTATGAAAGAACAATTTTTTACTCTTTAAATGAATTTGCAAGTGATGTTGTATTTACATTAAAAGAGATTGCAAGACAAAAAGGTGTTGAAGAACCAAATATTTTTACAGAATCAGGAAGGTTTATAAGTGCTGCTTCAACTGTTTTAATAGCTCCTGTTTTAGAACTATTTTCAGCAGAATATGAGTTGGATCATCTAAAACTAAAAGAGGTAAATCCACCTTTAATTCAAGAACTTTATGAACTATTTAAAGATATGACAAAGAAAAAAGCTTATGAATTTATGCACGATAGTATTGATCACCTTGAATCTCTTTTAACTCTTTTTGATTTAGGTTATATAGATTTACAAGATAGATCAAATGCTGAAATTTTAACTCACCAAATTATAAAAAAAGCTACTTCTTTATTAGAGATTGAAGATTATGAAGAGTTAAAAAGATTTGATAAAAATATTCAAGAAAAGTATCTTCTTAACTTCTCTCTTTTTCAATCACTTCCAGATTATTGGGGTATAAATCAAGAGTTTCCTATTATGCCAATAACTCATTTGGATAAAAAACCAACAAGAAGAGCATCTTTATGGGATATAACTTGCGATAGTGATGGAGAAATTCCTTTTGATATGAAAAAACCTCTATACTTACATGATGTAAATCTAAATAAAGAGGATTATTTCTTGGCATTTTTCAATGTTGGAGCTTATCAAGATACATTAGGAATGAAGCACAATCTTTTCTCTCATCCAACAGAGATAAATATTGTATTTAAAGATGAAGAAGTTATTTTAGAAAAGCTACTTGAATCACAAAAAATCATAGATATTTTAGATGATATAGATTATGATACACAAGAAATACAAACAATTTTAAGTAGAAGTTTACCACTTGAAACATATGAAATAATGAAAAAATATTTAAATGACAATAGTTATTTAAAAACAATTTGGAGTTATTATGACGAATGA
- the tmk gene encoding dTMP kinase: MQHKGKLIVFEGIDGSGKGTQTKKLFNFLKDKGIKTELFEFPFYSETFFGKEVGNYLNGEFGGLNEIHPKFSAMLYAGDRYEKRDELIEKLNQGYLIICDRYVPSNIAHQTAKYQNEREKETLKKWIEELEYGVYKLPKPDLIFFLNMNPDISDKLILNKSKRDYTDKKKDLHENDNSYLKNVYHTFCEMVSNDNWENIMSNENDNLKTIEEIQHDIIDTLVKKGFINE; the protein is encoded by the coding sequence ATGCAACATAAAGGTAAATTAATAGTTTTTGAAGGAATTGATGGAAGTGGTAAAGGAACTCAAACAAAAAAATTGTTTAATTTTTTGAAAGATAAAGGTATTAAAACTGAACTATTTGAATTTCCTTTTTATAGTGAAACTTTTTTTGGAAAAGAAGTAGGTAATTATTTAAATGGTGAATTTGGAGGACTTAACGAAATTCATCCAAAATTTTCGGCAATGTTATATGCAGGAGATAGATATGAAAAAAGAGATGAATTAATTGAAAAATTAAATCAAGGTTATCTAATAATTTGTGACAGATATGTACCATCTAATATTGCTCATCAAACAGCTAAATATCAAAATGAAAGAGAAAAAGAAACCTTAAAGAAATGGATTGAAGAGTTAGAGTACGGAGTATATAAGCTACCAAAACCTGATTTAATATTTTTTTTAAATATGAATCCTGATATTTCTGATAAATTAATTCTAAATAAATCTAAAAGAGACTACACCGATAAGAAAAAAGATTTACATGAGAATGACAATTCTTATTTAAAAAATGTATATCACACTTTTTGTGAAATGGTTTCAAATGATAACTGGGAAAATATTATGTCTAATGAAAATGACAATTTAAAAACTATAGAAGAAATCCAACATGATATTATAGATACTTTAGTAAAAAAAGGATTTATAAATGAGTAA
- the hisS gene encoding histidine--tRNA ligase — protein MSNTIQSLRGMKDIVGSESELFTYFVENASKIAQKYGFSYIETPLLEETALFKRSVGESSDIVNKEMYQFIDKGQNDVCLRPEGTAGVVRHFVEKKLDRAGGTYKWYYFGPMFRYERPQKGRLREFHQFGCEVFGIDNVYEDANIIMLIKEILDFFEINFTLKLNSLGCNDCMPRYKENLVNNLNSFKSELCEDCNRRISTNPIRVLDCKNEKCQSLLSNSPKITDNLCNSCNSDFEKLKEILDFNGVNYEIDSNLVRGLDYYNKTAFEFVSTEIGAQSAIAGGGRYDRLVEYLGGRSTAGIGFAIGIERLLELIVKKEEKDDAIYIGALDENSLNSAFKLVNKKRKECKTYFDYTPRTFAKHFTNAEKQGCNIVALIGENELKNNQVFVKNIETKEEKNINIEEF, from the coding sequence ATGAGTAATACAATTCAAAGTTTAAGAGGAATGAAAGATATCGTAGGAAGTGAGAGTGAACTTTTTACATATTTTGTTGAAAATGCCTCAAAAATCGCACAAAAATATGGTTTTTCTTATATAGAGACTCCACTTTTAGAAGAGACAGCACTTTTTAAAAGAAGTGTTGGTGAAAGTAGTGATATTGTAAATAAAGAGATGTACCAATTTATTGACAAAGGTCAAAATGATGTGTGTCTGCGACCTGAAGGTACAGCTGGAGTTGTAAGACATTTTGTAGAGAAAAAACTCGACCGTGCTGGTGGAACTTACAAGTGGTACTATTTTGGACCAATGTTTAGATATGAAAGACCTCAGAAAGGAAGATTAAGAGAGTTTCACCAATTTGGTTGCGAAGTTTTTGGAATAGATAATGTTTATGAAGATGCCAATATTATTATGCTAATTAAAGAGATTTTAGACTTTTTTGAAATAAATTTTACACTAAAACTAAACTCTCTTGGTTGTAATGATTGTATGCCAAGATATAAAGAAAACTTAGTTAATAATCTAAATAGTTTTAAATCTGAACTTTGTGAAGATTGTAATAGAAGAATATCTACAAATCCTATTAGAGTTTTAGATTGTAAAAATGAAAAATGTCAATCTTTATTAAGTAATTCTCCAAAAATTACAGATAATCTTTGTAACTCTTGTAATAGTGATTTTGAAAAACTAAAAGAGATTTTAGATTTTAATGGTGTAAATTATGAAATTGACTCAAATTTAGTTCGTGGGCTTGATTATTATAATAAAACAGCTTTTGAATTTGTAAGTACAGAAATTGGTGCTCAAAGTGCAATAGCTGGTGGTGGAAGATATGATAGACTTGTTGAATATCTAGGTGGAAGAAGCACAGCTGGAATTGGCTTTGCTATTGGGATAGAAAGACTTTTAGAATTAATTGTTAAAAAAGAAGAAAAAGATGATGCTATTTATATTGGTGCTTTAGATGAAAACTCTTTAAATAGTGCTTTTAAGCTTGTAAACAAAAAAAGAAAAGAGTGCAAAACTTATTTTGATTATACTCCAAGAACATTTGCTAAACATTTCACAAATGCAGAAAAGCAAGGATGCAATATTGTTGCACTTATTGGAGAAAATGAGTTAAAAAACAATCAAGTTTTTGTGAAAAACATAGAAACAAAAGAAGAAAAAAACATTAATATAGAGGAATTTTAA
- the argC gene encoding N-acetyl-gamma-glutamyl-phosphate reductase, with product MILYLRQKMKFKIFVDGQHGTTGLKIHDMLKNRDELELLTIDEKDKKDIKKRKELLNSADLVFLCLPDEASKESVSLITNENVKVIDASTAFRTNPSWVYGIPELTKNQRNKIKNSKRVCVPGCHASGLIVAMKPLFRNKILSKNFKLICHSITGYSGGGTSMINDYENGVFDVIGGQRPYALALNHKHLPEMKYVLKTNKAPIFTPSVGNFKQGMLVISYIEKSKMKKQLSRKELINIYKKYYNNELFIRTIEDNDNYLENGLLNPMSCNNTNSLEISVYDNKTDLVIISRLDNLGKGASGAAVQCMNIMLGLEEKKGLEIKI from the coding sequence ATTATATTATATTTAAGGCAAAAAATGAAATTCAAAATATTTGTGGATGGACAACATGGAACAACAGGTTTAAAAATCCATGATATGTTAAAAAATAGAGATGAGTTAGAACTTTTAACAATCGATGAAAAAGATAAAAAAGATATTAAAAAAAGAAAAGAGCTTTTAAATAGTGCTGATTTAGTCTTTTTATGTCTTCCAGATGAAGCATCAAAAGAATCTGTAAGTTTAATTACAAATGAAAATGTAAAAGTAATTGATGCAAGTACAGCATTTAGAACTAATCCATCTTGGGTTTATGGAATACCTGAACTTACAAAAAATCAAAGAAATAAAATAAAAAATTCAAAAAGAGTTTGTGTTCCAGGTTGTCATGCAAGTGGTTTAATCGTAGCTATGAAACCTCTTTTTAGAAATAAAATCTTAAGTAAAAATTTTAAACTAATTTGTCATTCAATTACTGGTTATAGTGGTGGTGGAACTTCTATGATAAATGATTATGAAAATGGAGTTTTTGATGTAATTGGTGGACAAAGACCTTATGCATTAGCTTTAAATCACAAGCATCTTCCAGAGATGAAATATGTTCTTAAAACAAATAAAGCTCCAATATTTACTCCAAGTGTTGGTAATTTCAAACAAGGTATGCTAGTAATTTCATATATTGAAAAATCAAAGATGAAGAAACAATTAAGCCGTAAAGAATTAATTAATATTTATAAAAAGTATTATAACAATGAACTTTTTATAAGAACTATTGAAGATAATGATAACTATTTAGAAAATGGTTTACTAAATCCTATGTCTTGTAACAATACAAATTCTTTAGAAATTTCAGTTTATGATAATAAAACTGATTTAGTAATAATTTCAAGATTAGACAATCTTGGAAAAGGTGCAAGTGGAGCTGCTGTTCAATGTATGAATATAATGCTTGGTCTTGAAGAGAAAAAAGGTTTAGAGATAAAGATCTAA
- the modD gene encoding ModD protein, protein MIRFTDEELLALLKDDLPYLDLTTFLQEKNSLEAKLDIFTRDDIMVSCSEESSRIAKLFDCEILSYIPSKVRAKKGDLVLSIKGKYENLHKIWRTVQLILEYSSKIATYTANMKETIDSINKNCQLLTTRKTYPFAKKLCIKSILNGGANVHRLNLSETILFFPNHRVVYKDDFEFYNEIKTFKIKMPEKKIVIESSTFEDSKNLFEFGADVLQLDKMSIEDIRKVVKLRDEKYKDIKIICSGGINLNNAKDYASLNIDAIVTSSMYSCGMADFGSKITII, encoded by the coding sequence ATGATAAGATTTACAGATGAAGAGCTTTTAGCTCTTCTAAAAGATGATTTACCTTATTTAGATTTGACTACATTTTTACAAGAAAAAAATAGCTTAGAAGCAAAACTTGATATTTTTACAAGAGATGATATCATGGTTTCTTGTAGTGAAGAATCTTCTAGAATTGCTAAACTTTTTGATTGTGAAATTTTAAGTTATATACCTTCAAAAGTAAGAGCAAAAAAAGGTGATTTAGTTCTTAGCATAAAAGGAAAATATGAAAATCTTCATAAAATCTGGAGAACTGTTCAACTAATCTTGGAATATAGTTCTAAAATTGCAACATATACAGCAAATATGAAAGAAACGATAGACTCTATTAATAAAAACTGTCAACTTTTAACTACTAGAAAAACTTATCCATTTGCAAAAAAACTTTGTATAAAATCAATACTAAATGGTGGAGCAAATGTTCATAGATTAAATCTTAGTGAAACTATTTTATTTTTTCCAAATCATAGAGTAGTTTATAAAGATGATTTTGAGTTTTATAATGAGATAAAAACTTTTAAAATAAAAATGCCTGAAAAGAAAATAGTAATTGAGAGTTCAACTTTTGAAGATAGTAAAAACTTATTTGAATTTGGTGCAGATGTTTTACAGCTCGATAAAATGAGTATTGAAGATATAAGAAAAGTTGTAAAATTAAGAGATGAAAAATATAAAGATATTAAAATTATTTGTAGTGGTGGTATAAATTTAAACAATGCAAAAGATTATGCAAGTTTAAATATAGATGCTATTGTTACAAGCTCTATGTACTCTTGTGGAATGGCAGATTTTGGAAGTAAAATAACTATTATTTAG